In the Euphorbia lathyris chromosome 5, ddEupLath1.1, whole genome shotgun sequence genome, one interval contains:
- the LOC136230345 gene encoding trans-Golgi network-localized SYP41-interacting protein 1 isoform X2 has product MSETERNESVEESLQNGDHMEQEVEEKKEEEEEEEAGEEAEEEEEEESNGPIDPESSINQESEPGVDSNHVESKEEMFVDAADDIEDNQFQEMDNGDIQADTNLGDQDTISNENKEEKEDLVEEVADLLQQLRDLTNKQSLPGDDNGDSKEEPVGASLSEMIKECSQCVKVSLEERLQTENMIRELRDLTNKQSLPGDDNEDSKGKPVRASLSEMINECSQRVKVSLEEQLQSERTIRELQQQIEDLNVKVQVEHSVDVFADRILGSLSTVVNQELFDYSVVGKIAHVEKGTSLLMEQYRWFLYEADQLRQCLFEGGFNVGGQEEFGYDKVFGVARGELLELKKTEAEMSNKLSHFEDINRKLVEEVEKEKAMAATAVLELEKVKVELDQEKNRCANTKEKLSMAVTKGKALVQQRDSLKQSLAEKTSELEKSLVELQEKSNAVEAAERCRGELAKCENSVASLQEMLSQKNIVLESCESVISKISVPEELLSTGIEHRLQWLVDLVASLQETLLQKNAIFENLDAIFSQISISDEIESTDIIGRLKWLVYSVASLQEILSQRNQILHSLEEILSHTSLPAELESADTVEKFRWTVEERNALKSNLLEFHRLKDALSLLDLPETVSSSDLETRISWLKASVDQAKGEIIMFQDEIARTKDAAQKEMEQLNAALLAEVQEKEYLKMQLGDLAQKYEMVAQQAHQASSEKDQMVRLLLEGAEIQDANSDVATLVERCFGKIKEQNSASFDASRADLEEFQKMQSLLYLRVQDLMVCEKLLEEDELVRSQVRNLSNELSTASAELGALKVEKDALQNALQRSEDKSLLLKEKLSLAVKKGKGLVQDRENLKLTLDEKNSEIEKLKIELRQQESTISEWRDQINKLSIDLEQVPKLEADLADVKNQKDQFEQFLLESNNMLQKVIEAVDHIVLPVDSSFEDPVEKVNWIAVYVNECQQAKSYAEQELKEAREETNLLAGKLAEAELSINSLEDAFSDAQNRISQLEDALSGVQHQVSQLSDEKRAVELAKENIELDLQKLNEEVQTQTSKFMEACANRKMLEDALTLAESNISLHVGEREEAQLSRAATEAELEKVREEVAVQTDKLTEAYMTIKSLEDTLSRAEANISMLSEQNNSVHDGRTSLESELKKLKEEAELQAIRAEDASTTIKSLEDALSKTGNDISVLEEEKRIAEQEISGLNSKLKACMDELAGTTGSLENRSSELIHHIGDLQMLMKNVSLVSMIRQHFEKKFENLRNMDLILKEMKDYFVDTAMEEDSHLTEPFPYELGNIVNIEMEDDDVNAADVDKISLSFKKIVEGFQLRDRTLMDNIVGFSTFTDKFAEALLGKLRATKDEVTVIFEHMESVKQEMKNMEMQKEEQGKTISLLERYCEVLLSACTNATGKLQFEVKNKLLELSSIPELVKLNDSMIPEAEYVNSDEIKPQQSLDDSRYDKVAESLLLATRKTQNILKQFEGTSNAAAATIEDLQKKLGEVTEAYENSIEERGVVQMRVTELEKDLEALENSCKEMRLKTGDYQAVEEKLKEKDAEISSLHHNQSLRDQDALMSTSELKTLFNKIREIESSYGESVENMESHSSSHVQKLFYIIDNIPNLHFQIDVLSNDKEKLQSTLSLQALEIENLEQEMEKQMRNNEESEKIKSEMSELTLGLEKLREIIGDVEVVEDQKSAGVQRLLPIVEKRISALLLEAQNSSSRAQELGTRLLESQKIVEELSAKVKLLDGTSCNKTVETEIVQERSIFEAPSLPTGSEISEIEDVGPVGKNATAALPVPSAAQLRTMRKGSTDHLVLNVDSESASLINHEEKDEDKGHVFKSLNTSGLIPKQGKSVADRVDGIWVSGGRVLMNRPRARLGFIAYWLLLHMWLLATIV; this is encoded by the exons ATGTCAGAGACAGAAAGAAATGAATCAGTTGAGGAGTCTCTCCAAAATGGAGATCATATGGAGCAAGAAGTAGAAGAAaaaaaggaagaggaagaggaagaggaagcgGGAGAGGAagcggaagaggaagaggaagaggaatcAAATGGACCTATCGATCCTGAATCTTCCATTAATCAG gaatcagaaccaggggTGGATTCTAATCATGTGGAGAGCAAAGAAGAGATGTTCGTTGATGCAGCTGATGATATTGAAGACAATCAGTTTCAGGAAATGGACAACGGAGATATCCAAGCTGATACCAATCTCGGTGATCAAGATACTATTTCAAATGAGAACAag gaagaaaaagaagatttGGTTGAAGAGGTTGCTGATCTTCTACAGCAGCTCAGAGATTTGACAAATAAACAGTCATTGCCTGGTGATGATAATGGGGATTCGAAAGAGGAACCGGTTGGTGCTTCCTTGAGTGAGATGATAAAAGAGTGCTCTCAGTGTGTCAAAGTTTCTTTGGAAGAGCGGTTGCAGACTGAGAACATGATAAGAGAGCTCAGAGATTTGACAAATAAACAATCATTGCCTGGTGATGATAATGAGGATTCGAAAGGGAAACCGGTTCGTGCTTCGTTGAGTGAGATGATAAATGAGTGCTCTCAGCGTGTCAAAGTTTCTTTGGAAGAGCAGTTGCAGAGTGAGAGAACGATAAGAGAGCTCCAACAGCAAATTGAAGATCTTAATGTGAAGGTTCAAGTGGAACATAGTGTTGATGTGTTTGCagataggattttgggttcaCTTAGCACTGTGGTTAATCAGGAGTTATTTGATTATTCTGTTGTGGGAAAGATAGCTCATGTGGAGAAGGGTACTTCTTTGTTAATGGAGCAGTACAGATGGTTTCTTTATGAAGCTGATCAACTGAGACAGTGCTTATTTGAGGGAGGATTTAATGTTGGAGGGCAAGAGGAGTTTGGATATGATAAAGTCTTTGGTGTTGCCCGTGGTGAATTACTGGAACTTAAGAAAACAGAAGCTGAGATGTCGAATAAACTTAGCCACTTCGAGGATATAAATAGGAAATTGGTTGAGGAAGTTGAGAAGGAAAAGGCAATGGCAGCTACAGCAGTTTTAGAACTTGAGAAAGTAAAGGTGGAGCTTGACCAGGAAAAGAATAGGTGTGCTAATACCAAGGAAAAGCTTAGCATGGCCGTGACAAAAGGAAAGGCATTGGTTCAGCAGCGGGATTCACTAAAACAATCTCTGGCTGAGAAAACCAGTGAGCTTGAGAAATCTCTCGTTGAATTGCAGGAGAAATCAAATGCTGTTGAGGCTGCTGAGCGGTGCAGAGGGGAGTTGGCCAAATGTGAAAACTCGGTTGCGTCATTACAGGAAATGCTTTCCCAAAAGAATATTGTTCTTGAAAGTTGTGAATCAGTAATTTCTAAGATCAGTGTACCTGAAGAACTTCTCTCTACAGGTATTGAACATAGGTTGCAATGGCTTGTAGATCTGGTAGCATCACTTCAGGAAACACTGTTACAAAAGAAtgcaatttttgaaaatttggaTGCAATTTTTTCCCAGATTAGCATTTCAGATGAAATAGAATCAACAGATATCATTGGGAGATTGAAATGGCTTGTATATTCGGTTGCATCTCTGCAGGAAATACTTTCACAAAGGAACCAAATTCTTCACAGCCTGGAAGAAATCCTGTCTCATACCAGTTTACCAGCTGAGCTTGAATCAGCAGATACTGTTGAGAAATTCAGATGGACAGTGGAGGAGAGAAATGCGCTTAAGAGTAATTTGCTGGAATTCCACAGATTGAAAGATGCATTATCTTTACTTGATCTACCAGAAACAGTTTCATCATCTGATTTGGAAACTCGAATAAGTTGGCTTAAGGCATCGGTTGACCAGGCGAAAGGTGAAATTATTATGTTCCAAGATGAGATTGCTAGAACAAAGGATGCTGCACAAAAGGAGATGGAACAATTAAATGCTGCACTTTTGGCAGAAGTACAAGAAAAGGAATACCTTAAAATGCAGCTGGGTGACTTGGCACAGAAATATGAAATGGTTGCTCAACAAGCACATCAAGCCTCATCTGAGAAGGATCAGATGGTGCGGTTGTTGCTAGAGGGTGCTGAAATACAAGATGCTAATTCTGATGTGGCTACACTGGTTGAGAGATGCTTTGGCAAGATAAAAGAACAAAACAGTGCTTCATTTGATGCTTCTCGTGCTGATCTTGAGGAGTTCCAAAAAATGCAGAGTCTCTTGTATTTAAGAGTTCAGGATTTGATGGTCTGTGAGAAACTTCTAGAAGAAGATGAACTAGTGAGATCACAGGTGAGAAATCTGTCTAATGAGTTAAGCACAGCATCTGCAGAACTTGGTGCACTGAAGGTGGAGAAAGACGCTCTGCAGAATGCTCTCCAGCGATCGGAAGATAAATCTCTATTGCTTAAGGAGAAATTGTCCTTGGCGGTTAAGAAAGGCAAGGGACTGGTTCAAGATCGGGAAAACTTGAAACTTACTCTGGATGAAAAGAACTCAGAGATTGAGAAGTTGAAGATTGAATTACGACAACAAGAATCTACTATTTCTGAATGGAGGGATCAGATAAATAAATTGTCTATTGATCTGGAACAAGTTCCAAAATTGGAGGCTGATCTTGCTGATGTGAAAAATCAAAAGGATCAATTTGAGCAGTTCTTATTGGAGAGTAATAACATGTTGCAGAAAGTAATTGAGGCTGTTGACCATATTGTTCTACCTGTTGACTCATCTTTTGAAGACCCTGTAGAAAAAGTTAATTGGATTGCAGTATATGTGAATGAATGCCAGCAAGCCAAGTCCTATGCCGAACAAGAGTTAAAAGAAGCCAGGGAAGAAACCAATTTGTTGGCTGGGAAATTGGCAGAAGCAGAACTAAGTATAAATTCATTGGAAGATGCATTTTCAGATGCCCAGAACCGAATTTCCCAATTAGAAGATGCATTGTCAGGTGTCCAGCACCAAGTTTCTCAACTAAGCGACGAAAAAAGGGCAGTAGAACTTGCTAAGGAAAACATTGAACTGGACTTGCAAAAATTAAATGAAGAAGTTCAAACACAAACCAGCAAGTTTATGGAGGCTTGTGCAAATAGAAAGATGCTTGAAGATGCTTTGACTCTTGCAGAAAGTAATATTTCTCTACATGTcggagagagagaagaggctCAATTGAGCAGAGCTGCTACAGAGGCGGAGTTAGAGAAAGTGAGAGAGGAAGTAGCTGTTCAAACTGATAAGCTGACGGAGGCTTATATGACTATAAAGTCTCTTGAAGATACATTGTCTCGGGCAGAGGCCAATATTTCTATGCTTTCTGAACAGAATAATAGTGTCCATGATGGCAGAACTAGTTTGGAGAGTGAACTAAAGAAGCTAAAAGAAGAAGCTGAATTGCAGGCTATTAGGGCGGAAGATGCCTCCACAACTATAAAGTCATTGGAAGATGCATTATCAAAGAcaggaaatgatatttcagTGCTTGAAGAGGAAAAGAGAattgctgagcaggagatttcTGGACTTAACTCCAAGTTGAAAGCATGTATGGACGAATTAGCTGGAACCACTGGCAGCTTAGAAAATAGGTCTTCAGAGCTTATCCATCACATCGGCGACCTTCAAATGCTTATGAAAAATGTGAGTCTGGTATCCATGATCAGACAGCATTTCGAGAAAAAATTTGAGAACCTTAGAAACATGGATCTGATTCTTAAAGAAATGAAGGACTATTTTGTTGACACAGCCATGGAG GAAGATTCACATTTGACTGAACCTTTCCCGTATGAACTTGGCAATATTGTGAACATAGAAATGGAAGATGATGATGTGAATGCTGCTGATGTTGATAAAATTTCTTTAAGTTTTAAGAAGATTGTTGAGGGGTTCCAATTGCGAGATAGAACTCTTATGGACAATATTGTAGGTTTCTCTACTTTTACAGACAAGTTTGCTGAAGCTCTATTGGGAAAATTGAGGGCAACCAAGGATGAAGTAACTGTTATCTTTGAGCACATGGAGTCCGTGAAACAGGAAATGAAGAACATGGAAATGCAGAAAGAGGAACAGGGGAAGACAATTTCTTTGTTAGAAAGATATTGTGAAGTTTTACTATCTGCTTGTACTAATGCCACAGGCAAATTGCAATTTGAAGTTAAGAACAAGCTGCTCGAACTGAGCTCTATTCCGGAGCTTGTAAAGTTAAATGATAGCATGATTCCAGAAGCAGAATACGTCAACTCTGATGAAATAAAGCCTCAGCAGAGTCTTGATGACAGCCGATATGACAAAGTGGCAGAGAGTTTGTTATTGGCTACAagaaaaactcaaaatattCTTAAACAATTTGAGGGGACAAGTAATGCGGCAGCAGCCACAATTGAAGACTTGCAGAAGAAATTGGGAGAAGTCACAGAAGCATATGAAAATTCTATAGAAGAAAGGGGTGTGGTTCAGATGAGGGTTACTGAATTAGAGAAGGATTTGGAAGCATTAGAAAATTCTTGCAAGGAGATGAGGCTCAAAACAGGGGATTATCAAGCTGTAGAGGAGAAACTGAAGGAAAAAGATGCAGAAATTTCAAGTTTACATCATAATCAGTCTCTGAGAGACCAAG ATGCTCTTATGTCGACATCTGAATTGAAAACCCTCTTCAACAAGATAAGGGAGATAGAATCTTCTTATGGAGAGTCGGTTGAAAATATGGAGTCCCATAGTTCTAGTCATGTACAGAAATTGTTTTATATCATTGATAATATACCCAACTTGCATTTTCAAATAGATGTATTATCCAACGACAAAGAAAAGCTACAATCAACCCTGTCATTACAGGCTCTTGAAATTGAAAACCTAGAGCAGGAaatggaaaaacaaatgagaaaTAATGAAGAATCTGAAAAGATAAAAAGTGAAATGTCTGAACTAACATTAGGTTTAGAGAAACTCAGAGAAATTATTGGAGATGTTGAAGTTGTTGAAGACCAAAAATCTGCAGGGGTACAAAGACTTCTGCCAATAGTTGAGAAAAGGATTTCAGCCTTGCTTTTGGAAGCCCAAAATTCAAGCTCCCGAGCTCAGGAACTCGGCACAAGGTTGCTTGAGAGCCAGAAGATTGTAGAGGAATTATCAGCAAAGGTTAAGCTGCTTGATGGTACATCCTGTAATAAAACGGTTGAAACTGAGATTGTACAAGAAAGGAGCATCTTTGAAGCACCTTCATTGCCTACTGGCTCAGAGATATCCGAAATTGAAGATGTG GGTCCAGTTGGAAAGAATGCAACAGCAGCACTACCTGTTCCATCTGCTGCTCAATTGCGAACTATGCGAAAAGGATCAACTGACCATCTTGTTCTCAATGTTGATTCAGAATCTGCGAGTCTGATCAACCACGAGGAAAAGGATGAGGATAAAG GTCATGTTTTCAAGTCCCTCAACACATCAGGGCTCATCCCCAAGCAAGGAAAATCAGTCGCCGATCGAGTTGATGGAATATG GGTATCCGGTGGTCGAGTTCTAATGAATCGACCAAGAGCAAGGCTGGGTTTTATTGCCTATTGGCTGTTGTTGCATATGTGGCTTCTGGCAACCATAGTGTAA